In Nocardioides sp. JQ2195, a genomic segment contains:
- a CDS encoding DNA-directed RNA polymerase subunit beta': protein MLDVNFFDQLQIGLATAEDIRGWSHGEVKKPETINYRTLKPERDGLFCEKIFGPTRDWECYCGKYKRVRFKGIICERCGVEVTRSKVRRERMGHIELAAPVTHIWYFKGVPSRLGYLLDLAPKDLEKVIYFAAYMITSVDEDARHRDLSSLEGKVDLERKRLEGRRDTSLEDRSKKLEEDLATLEAEGAKADARRKVRDGAEREMKQLRDRAQREIDRLDEVWNTFKSLKVQDLMGDELLYREMKTWFGKYFEGHMGAAAIQKRLQDFDIAEEVENLRETIATGKGQKKVRALKRLKVVDAFRKTGNQPIGMVLDAVPVIPPDLRPMVQLDGGRFATSDLNDLYRRVINRNNRLKRLLDLGAPEIIVNNEKRMLQEAVDSLFDNGRRGRPVTGPGNRPLKSLSDMLKGKQGRFRQNLLGKRVDYSGRSVIVSGPQLKLHQCGLPKQMALELFKPFVMKRLVDLSHAQNIKSAKRMVERSRPVVWDVLEEVITEHPVLLNRAPTLHRLGIQAFEPQLIEGKAIQIHPLVCSAFNADFDGDQMAVHLPLSAEAQAEARILMLSTNNILKPSDGRPVTMPTQDMIIGLFFLTTDREGPGEGRTFSSQAEAIMAFDRKEISLQSRITLRIGDESVETTLGRSIFNDALPADYAYVNYEVGKKQLGAIVNDLAERYTKVEVAASLDALKDTGFHWATRSGVTVSIDDVTTPADKVEILGKYEAQAAKVQQQFERGLVTDDERRQELIEIWTQASNEVAKAMEKNFDRSNPIYMMVDSGASGNMMQIRQVAAMRGLVANPKGDIIARPIKANFREGLSVLEYFISTHGARKGLADTALRTADSGYLTRRLVDVSQDVIIREDDCGTERGLPKVIGEVLPDGKVIKHENAETAAYARTAAVEVTHPETGDVLAAAGEDLGDVKIAELVAAGIVEVKVRSVLTCDARTGTCAKCYGRSLATGKLVDIGEAVGIIAAQSIGEPGTQLTMRTFHTGGVASADDITQGLPRVVELFEARTPKGLAPISEVAGRIEIEDGDKARKIVVTPDDGSEVVEYPVSRRSRLLVTDGDHVEVGDRFTQGTEDPKEVLRILGVRRAQQHLVDEVQNVYRSQGVSIHDKHIEIIVRQMLRRITVLESGDTNLLPSDLVDRVRFEEENRRVLSEGGKPASGRPELMGITKASLATESWLSAASFQETTRVLTDAAINGRSDSLRGLKENVIIGKLIPAGTGLERYRNIRVEPTEEARAAAYSVSGYDTYDYEFGGTGGQAVALDDFDFGSYQN, encoded by the coding sequence GTGCTCGACGTGAACTTCTTCGACCAGCTTCAGATCGGCCTTGCCACTGCGGAAGACATCCGCGGATGGAGCCACGGTGAGGTCAAGAAGCCGGAAACCATCAACTACCGCACCCTCAAGCCCGAGCGCGACGGACTCTTCTGCGAGAAGATCTTCGGCCCGACCCGGGACTGGGAGTGCTACTGCGGCAAGTACAAGCGCGTCCGCTTCAAGGGCATCATCTGTGAGCGTTGTGGCGTCGAGGTCACCCGCTCCAAGGTGCGCCGCGAGCGGATGGGCCACATCGAGCTCGCCGCTCCCGTGACCCACATCTGGTACTTCAAGGGTGTCCCGTCCCGCCTGGGCTACCTGCTCGACCTGGCGCCGAAGGACCTCGAGAAGGTCATCTACTTCGCTGCCTACATGATCACCTCCGTCGACGAGGACGCCCGCCACCGCGACCTGTCCTCGCTCGAGGGCAAGGTCGACCTGGAGCGCAAGCGCCTCGAGGGTCGCCGCGACACCTCCCTGGAGGACCGCAGCAAGAAGCTCGAGGAGGACCTCGCCACGCTCGAGGCCGAGGGTGCGAAGGCCGACGCCCGCCGCAAGGTGCGCGACGGTGCCGAGCGGGAGATGAAGCAGCTGCGCGACCGTGCCCAGCGCGAGATCGACCGCCTCGACGAGGTCTGGAACACGTTCAAGTCCCTCAAGGTCCAGGACCTGATGGGCGACGAGCTGCTCTACCGCGAGATGAAGACCTGGTTCGGCAAGTACTTCGAGGGCCACATGGGCGCTGCGGCGATCCAGAAGCGCCTGCAGGACTTCGACATCGCGGAGGAGGTCGAGAACCTCCGCGAGACCATCGCCACCGGCAAGGGCCAGAAGAAGGTCCGCGCCCTGAAGCGCCTCAAGGTCGTCGACGCCTTCCGCAAGACCGGCAACCAGCCGATCGGCATGGTCCTCGACGCCGTCCCGGTCATCCCGCCGGACCTGCGTCCGATGGTCCAGCTCGACGGTGGTCGTTTCGCCACCTCGGACCTGAACGACCTCTACCGTCGCGTGATCAACCGCAACAACCGACTCAAGCGCCTGCTCGACCTCGGTGCCCCGGAGATCATCGTCAACAACGAGAAGCGGATGCTCCAGGAGGCCGTCGACTCACTGTTCGACAACGGCCGTCGTGGTCGTCCGGTGACCGGCCCGGGCAACCGCCCGCTCAAGTCGCTCTCCGACATGCTCAAGGGCAAGCAGGGTCGCTTCCGCCAGAACCTGCTCGGAAAGCGCGTCGACTACTCGGGTCGCTCGGTCATCGTGTCCGGTCCGCAGCTGAAGCTGCACCAGTGCGGCCTGCCCAAGCAGATGGCGCTGGAGCTCTTCAAGCCGTTCGTGATGAAGCGTCTGGTCGACCTGTCGCACGCGCAGAACATCAAGTCCGCCAAGCGGATGGTGGAGCGCTCGCGTCCGGTCGTGTGGGACGTCCTCGAAGAGGTCATCACCGAGCACCCGGTGCTGCTCAACCGTGCACCCACGCTGCACCGCCTCGGCATCCAGGCCTTCGAGCCCCAGCTGATCGAGGGCAAGGCCATCCAGATCCACCCGCTCGTCTGCTCGGCCTTCAACGCCGACTTCGACGGTGACCAGATGGCGGTGCACCTGCCGCTGTCCGCCGAGGCCCAGGCCGAGGCGCGGATCCTGATGCTGTCGACGAACAACATCCTCAAGCCCTCCGACGGTCGCCCCGTGACCATGCCCACCCAGGACATGATCATCGGTCTGTTCTTCCTGACCACCGACCGCGAGGGCCCGGGCGAGGGGCGCACCTTCTCCTCGCAGGCCGAGGCCATCATGGCGTTCGACCGCAAGGAGATCTCGCTGCAGAGCAGGATCACCCTGCGCATCGGCGACGAGTCCGTGGAGACCACGCTGGGCCGCTCGATCTTCAACGACGCCCTGCCGGCCGACTACGCCTACGTCAACTACGAGGTGGGCAAGAAGCAGCTCGGCGCGATCGTCAACGACCTGGCCGAGCGCTACACCAAGGTCGAGGTCGCGGCGTCCCTGGACGCCCTGAAGGACACCGGTTTCCACTGGGCCACCCGGTCCGGTGTGACGGTCTCCATCGACGACGTCACCACGCCTGCCGACAAGGTCGAGATCCTCGGCAAGTACGAGGCCCAGGCGGCGAAGGTCCAGCAGCAGTTCGAGCGTGGCCTGGTCACCGACGACGAGCGCCGTCAGGAGCTCATCGAGATCTGGACCCAGGCCTCCAACGAAGTCGCCAAGGCGATGGAGAAGAACTTCGACCGGTCCAACCCGATCTACATGATGGTCGACTCGGGCGCCTCCGGAAACATGATGCAGATCCGTCAGGTTGCCGCCATGCGTGGCCTGGTGGCCAACCCGAAGGGCGACATCATCGCCCGGCCGATCAAGGCCAACTTCCGTGAGGGCCTCTCGGTCCTGGAGTACTTCATCTCCACCCACGGTGCCCGCAAGGGTCTGGCCGACACCGCGCTGCGGACCGCTGACTCGGGCTACCTGACCCGTCGTCTGGTGGACGTCTCGCAGGACGTCATCATTCGTGAGGACGACTGCGGCACCGAGCGTGGTCTGCCCAAGGTCATCGGCGAGGTGCTGCCCGACGGCAAGGTCATCAAGCACGAGAACGCCGAGACCGCGGCGTACGCCCGCACTGCCGCCGTCGAGGTCACCCACCCGGAGACCGGCGACGTCCTCGCCGCTGCCGGTGAAGACCTCGGCGACGTGAAGATCGCGGAGCTCGTGGCTGCCGGGATCGTGGAGGTCAAGGTCCGCTCCGTGCTGACCTGCGACGCCCGCACCGGAACCTGCGCCAAGTGCTACGGCCGTTCGCTGGCCACCGGCAAGCTGGTCGACATCGGTGAGGCGGTCGGCATCATCGCCGCCCAGTCCATCGGTGAGCCCGGCACGCAGCTCACGATGCGTACCTTCCACACCGGTGGTGTGGCCTCGGCCGACGACATCACGCAGGGTCTGCCCCGCGTCGTCGAGCTGTTCGAGGCCCGGACCCCCAAGGGTCTGGCCCCGATCTCCGAGGTCGCCGGTCGCATCGAGATCGAGGACGGCGACAAGGCCCGCAAGATCGTGGTCACCCCCGACGACGGTTCCGAGGTCGTCGAGTACCCCGTCAGCCGTCGCTCGCGCCTGCTGGTCACCGACGGTGACCACGTCGAGGTGGGCGACCGCTTCACGCAGGGAACGGAGGACCCCAAGGAGGTCCTGCGCATCCTGGGTGTCCGTCGCGCCCAGCAGCACCTGGTCGACGAGGTGCAGAACGTCTACCGCAGCCAGGGTGTGTCGATCCACGACAAGCACATCGAGATCATCGTGCGGCAGATGCTGCGCCGGATCACGGTGCTCGAGTCCGGTGACACCAACCTGCTCCCGTCCGACCTGGTCGACCGGGTCCGCTTCGAGGAGGAGAACCGTCGCGTTCTCTCCGAGGGTGGCAAGCCGGCGTCGGGTCGTCCGGAGCTGATGGGCATCACCAAGGCCTCGCTGGCCACGGAGTCGTGGCTCTCGGCGGCCTCCTTCCAGGAGACCACCCGAGTGCTCACCGACGCCGCGATCAACGGTCGCTCCGACAGCCTGCGTGGCCTGAAGGAGAACGTGATCATCGGAAAGCTGATCCCGGCCGGCACCGGCTTGGAGCGCTACCGCAACATCCGGGTGGAGCCGACCGAGGAGGCCCGCGCTGCGGCGTACTCCGTCTCCGGTTACGACACCTACGACTACGAGTTCGGCGGGACCGGCGGCCAGGCCGTTGCGCTCGACGACTTCGACTTCGGTTCCTACCAGAACTGA